A part of Caretta caretta isolate rCarCar2 chromosome 1, rCarCar1.hap1, whole genome shotgun sequence genomic DNA contains:
- the MTMR6 gene encoding phosphatidylinositol-3,5-bisphosphate 3-phosphatase MTMR6 isoform X4, which translates to MGVPNSNWQLSDANRDYEICESYPRELYVPRTASKPVIVGSSKFRSKGRFPVLSYYHRDKEAAICRCSQPLSGFSARCLEDENMLHAISIANPARHCMYVMDTRPKLNAMANRAAGKGYENEDNYANIRFQFVGIENIHVMRSSLQKLLEVSGTKALSVNSFLSGLENSGWLRHIKAVLDAAIILAKAIAVENATVLVHCSDGWDRTSQVCSLGSLLLDSYYRTIKGFMVLIEKDWISFGHKFSDRCGQLDGDPKEISPVFTQFLEGVWHLTEQFPQAFEYNEAFLLQIHEHVHSCQFGNFLGNCQKEREELKLKEKTYSLWPFLLDEQKKYLNPLYNRDFSQKLVLLEPNTVSFSFKFWRNMYHQFDRSMHPRQSVFNLIMTMSEQNKQLEKDFKELEAKMKQRNRQPEELLTKEPLQSVYPVSPALRNSPCFKKETPLLPMNDSIRTIEGSNTADNRYSEYMEELSKAEPAVVSLEYGVARMTC; encoded by the exons ATGGGAGTGCCGAACTCTAACTGGCAGTTGTCCGATGCTAATCGTGATTATGAG ATTTGTGAATCCTATCCCAGAGAACTTTATGTTCCCAGAACTGCAAGCAAGCCCGTAATCGTTGGTAGCTCCAAATTTAGAAGCAAAGGAAGATTCCCAGTGTTATCATATTATCACAGAGATAAAGAG GCTGCCATTTGCAGATGCAGTCAACCTCTCTCAGGTTTCAGTGCCAGGTGTCTGGAGGATGAAAATATGCTGCATGCAATCAGTATAGCCAACCCCGCTCGTCACTGCATGTATGTCATGGACACTCGACCTAAG CTTAATGCAATGGCAAACAGAGCAGCAGGTAAAGGCTATGAAAATGAAGACAACTATGCTAACATTAGATTCCAGTTTGTTGGAATTGAAAACATTCATGTCATGAGATCCAGCCTGCAGAAACTTTTAGAAG TTAGTGGTACAAAAGCTTTGTCTGTCAACAGTTTCTTGTCTGGTTTGGAGAACTCTGGCTGGCTGCGTCATATCAAAGCTGTATTGGATGCTGCTATCATCTTAGCCAAA GCAATAGCAGTTGAAAATGCAACTGTGCTAGTTCATTGCTCTGATGGATGGGACAGGACTTCCCAAGTTTGTTCCCTTGGATCTCTCTTGTTGGATTCGTATTACAGAACCATCAAAGGCTTCATG GTTTTGATAGAGAAGGACTGGATCTCTTTTGGACACAAATTTTCTGACAG ATGTGGTCAATTGGATGGTGACCCCAAGGAAATCTCTCCCGTGTTCACTCAGTTTTTAGAAGGTGTGTGGCATCTCACAGAGCAGTTTCCACAAGCCTTTGAATACAATGAAGCTTTTCTCCTTCAGATCCATGAACACGTCCATTCGTGCCAATTTGGAAACTTCCTTGGAAACTGCCAAAAAGAGCGAGAAGAACTAAA ATTGAAAGAGAAAACTTATTCCTTATGGCCATTCCTTCTGGATGAACAAAAGAAGTATCTTAATCCTCTATACAATCGAGATTTTTCTCAGAAACTTGTCCTCTTGGAGCCTAACACAGTGTCCTTCAGTTTTAA GTTTTGGAGAAATATGTACCATCAGTTTGACCGAAGTATGCACCCTAGGCAATCTGTATTTAATCTCATCATGACCATGAGTGAACAAAATAAGCAACTGGAGAAAGACTTTAAAGAACTGGAAGCT aaaatgaaacaaagaaaccGGCAACCAGAAGAACTCCTCACTAAGGAACCATTGCAGTCTGTCTATCCTGTTTCACCAGCACTTAGAAATTCTCCGTGCTTTAAGAAGGAGACGCCTCTGTTACCTATGAATGACTCCATTCGAACTATAGAGGGCAGCAACACAGCAGACAATCGCTACAGTGAATACATGGAGGAGTTGTCAAAAGCCGAGCCTGCTGTTGTCAGCTTGGAGTATGGAGTGGCAAGGATGACCTGTTAG